CGAGGCCGAGGCGTGCACCGCTCCAGAGCGGGTGAACCCGCTCGCACGGCGACAACGAGTCTCGGACGGGGAGAACTGCGCCTCGAACAGCGGAGTGTGTGGCGGATCCCTCAGTCGCTGCGGTCTTGGGGCGTGCGGGCAGGTACCTCGTGGCCGCTCCTTCGGGATGACATCGCGTGCTTCGGAAGGTGCCGTGCGGTTTTTACCCGAGCGCCTTGCGGACGGCGGGGGCGACCTCCGTTCCGAACAGCTCGATGCAGCGCATGATCTGCCGGTGCGGCATTGTGCCGATGCTGAACTGCAGCAGAAAGCGCTCGTGCCTGAAGATCTCGTGCTGAAAGAGGATCTTGTCGATCACTTCGCTGGGGCTGCCCACCACCAGCGCGCCCCGACGGGTCAGCTGCGCCTCGTACTGCTGGCGCGTGGTCAGCGGCCACCCGCGCTCGCGGCCGATGCGCGTCATCACGTCGGCGTACGGCGGATAGAACTCGTCCGCCGCCTGGCGCGAACTGTCGGCGATGTAGCCGTGCGAGTTGATGCTGACGGGGAGCTTCGTGGCATCGTGCCCCGCCCGGGCCCCTGCGTCGCGGTACAGCTGCACCAGCGGCGCGAACTGCTCGGGCATGCCCCCGATGATCGCCACGGCCAGGGGGAGCCCCAGCGTCGCCGCGCGGACCACGGACTGCGGCGTGCCGCCCACGGCGATCCACACCGGGAGCGGCTCCTGCACGGGGCGCGGATACACGCCCTGGCCGGCGAGCGGCGCGCGGTGCCTGCCCGACCAGGTGACGTGCTCGCTTTCGCGTAGCTTCAGCAGCAGCTCCAGCTTTTCGGAGAACAGCGCGTCGTAGTCCTGCAGGTCGTAGCCGAAGAGCGGGAACGACTCGATGAACGATCCGCGCCCGGCCATGATCTCGGCGCGGCCGCCGGAGAGCAGGTCCAGGGTGGCGAAATCCTGGAACACCCGCACGGGATCGTCGGAGCTGAGCACCGTCACGGCGCTGGTCAGCCGGATGCGCTTCGTCCGCTCCGCCGCGGCGGCCAAGACGACGGCAGGGGACGAGACGGCGTAGTCCGGCCGGTGGTGCTCGCCCACGCCAAAGACGTCCAGCCCCACCTGGTCCGCCAGCTCCATCTCTTCCATCAGGTCGCGCAGCCGCTCCGCCGCGTTCACCGTGCGCCCGGTGACGGGATCGGGCGCGACCTCGGCGAAGGTGTAGATCCCCAGTTCCATCAGCTACCCTCGAGTCTGATCTGAATCACGCGGAGGCGCGGAGAACGTGCAGGACTCAGAGGAAACCCTCCGCAGTTCTCCGCGACCTCCGCGCCTCCGCGTGAGACCTTCTGTTGACGGTCGAGCCTGCGCTACTTTTCGATCGGCAGCCGCACGGCGTTCCCCCACTCCGTCCACGAGCCGTCGTAGTTGCGCACGTTGGGATAGCCCAGCAGGTACGTCAGCGCGAACCAGGTGTGCGACGAGCGCTCACCGATGCGGCAGTAGGCGATGGTGTCCTGGTCCGGCTTGAGCCCGGCGCCCTGCTCGTACAGCGCGCGCAGCTCCTCGGCGCTCTTGAACTCGCCCGTGTCCACGTTCACCGCCCGCGCCCAGGGCACGTTCTGCGCGCCGGGGATGTGCCCGCCGCGCATGGCGCCTTCCTGCGGGTAGTCGGGCATGTGCAGCTTTTCGCCGCTGAACTCCTCGGGCGAGCGCACGTCGATCATCTGCCCGCGGCGCTTCACGTGGTCCAGCACGTCTTCGCGGAAGGCGCGGATGGCCTCGTCGTCCCGCCGCGGCGTGGGATACTCGGCCGGCGCGACCGTGGGCAGGTCTTCCGTCAGCGGCCGCCCCTCGTCCGACCACTTCTTGCGCCCGCCGTCCATCACCTTCACCCGCTCGTGCCCGAACAGCCGGAACACCCAGAGCGCGTACGTGGCCCACCAGTTGTTCTTGTCGCCGTAGAACACCACCGTCGTATCGGGCGAAATGCCCTTCTCGCGCATCAGCGCCGCGAACGACTCGGCATCCAGGTAGTCGCGCATCAGGGGGTCCTGGAGATCGGTGTGCCAGTCGATGCGCACCGCGCCGGGGATGTGCCCCGTGTCGTACAGCAGCACGTCCTCGTTGCTTTCCACGATGCGCACGGTGGGGTCGTCCAGGTGCCCGGCCACCCACTCCGTCGATACCAGCGCATCGGGCTTCGCGTAGCCGCGCTGCTCGATGGGCAGCGATTCCGTCGCCATCCTCGTCCTCCGTTTATGTAAGCCGTTCCGCCGGGTGCGGCGCCCGTGCAGGCCAGGGAAGCAGAACGCCCGGTACGCTGCAACCAGCGGACCGGGCGTGGGGAACGATGCTACCGGCGCGCCGGTGCAGTGTCAAGCAGCCGGTGCGCCGCCCTGGGGTGCCCCGCCCTCCATCTCGCGCACGGCCCGCTCGGCGGCGGCAAAGCCGATCCTGCTGTGCGTGCCGTCGCAGAACGGCTTGCGGGTAGATGCGCCGCAGCGGCACAGGTTCACCTTCTTGCCCGCGGGCACCGGGTACTCGGTTCCGTCGGCGTCCACCAGGCGAAAAGGGCCGTCCACCAGCAGCGGCCCGTTGTTCTTCACCAGGATGGTGACCGGCGGTACGCCCGCCTGCGGCTCGTTACCTTCCTGCATCGGATTCCCTCGACAGTCGTTTGATAGGTGTGCTCTTCGCGTGCCTGCTCGTCACGCCGGGAGCGCCGCGTTCACCATCCACAGCACCCCGATGGCCGCGCTCCCCAAAGCCGTCACCGCACGCAACGTTCCGGCCAGCGCGGGGCCGCGGTTCGCCGCGCGGGTGAACAGCGCGCCGGCCGCCACGGCGTACAGCGCCATCGCCACCGTGGTCCCCACGCCGAACAGGGCCAGGTACCCCGCCGCCTGCCACGCAGAGCCCGCGGCCGTGGCCGAGAGCGCGGCCACCAGCGGCGCCGTTCCCGACAGGCCGTGCGCCAGCCCCACCCACAGCGAACCGCGGCCGTGGTGATGATGATGTCCGTGCGCATCCACCGACTCGCCCGCCAGTCCGTGCGCGCGCTCGTGGAGCACGTTCCACAGCAGCCACAGCCCCAGTCCCAGCAGCATGGCCCCCACGCCGAACTCCAGCCCGCGAGCCAGGAGGTCCGGCAGCTGCACGTTCAGCGCGACCAGGATGCAGCCGACCACGAGAATGGCGGCGGAGTGCCCCGCGCCCCAGCGCACGCCGAAGCCCAGCGCCTGCAGCGGCCTGGGCCGGCGCGAGACGAAGGTGGTGACCGCCGCCATGTGGTCGGGCTCCAGCGCATGCGCGAAGCCCGCGACCAGGGCGGTCACGGGAGCAAGAACCTGCAGCGAGTCCATGGGATTCGGGTGGTTGCGAAAGCAGAGCGGCCCGCGCGCGGAAGGCACGCGGGCGCATCAGTGTACCGGGTCGGGGTGCCCGGGTCAATCGTGATCAAGAGCATTGCGCGCGGGCGGGAGCCGGCGCCATCGTACGAAGCATGACCCCAAGATTCGCGGCCATCGCCTTCGCGGCGTGGATGATTCTGGTTTTGCCCTGCGCTGCATCTGCGCAGCCGCTCCGCCCTAGAGCCGTGGCGGGGCGCGTCGTCGACGGGCAGTCGGGGGACCCCGTGCGCGGCGCCTCCGTTGGCTGGGGGCAACGGGTGCTGGCGTTCACCGATTCCACGGGAGGGTTCGCCATCCCGGCCGGCCGCACAGGCGACACGCTGGTCGTGTACCGGATCGGCTACGACACGCTGCGGACCGGCGGCTGGACGGGCGGCACCTCCCTGGAGCTGCGCCTGAATCCGGATACGATCGTCCTGCAGGGCCTTCGCGTGATGAGCCGCGGGATCACCGGTCCAGGCCGTTTGGTCGGCGGCGACATGACCGGCGACCACTTCCGGGCCTACGGGC
This window of the Longimicrobium sp. genome carries:
- a CDS encoding sulfite exporter TauE/SafE family protein, with product MDSLQVLAPVTALVAGFAHALEPDHMAAVTTFVSRRPRPLQALGFGVRWGAGHSAAILVVGCILVALNVQLPDLLARGLEFGVGAMLLGLGLWLLWNVLHERAHGLAGESVDAHGHHHHHGRGSLWVGLAHGLSGTAPLVAALSATAAGSAWQAAGYLALFGVGTTVAMALYAVAAGALFTRAANRGPALAGTLRAVTALGSAAIGVLWMVNAALPA
- a CDS encoding sulfurtransferase — encoded protein: MATESLPIEQRGYAKPDALVSTEWVAGHLDDPTVRIVESNEDVLLYDTGHIPGAVRIDWHTDLQDPLMRDYLDAESFAALMREKGISPDTTVVFYGDKNNWWATYALWVFRLFGHERVKVMDGGRKKWSDEGRPLTEDLPTVAPAEYPTPRRDDEAIRAFREDVLDHVKRRGQMIDVRSPEEFSGEKLHMPDYPQEGAMRGGHIPGAQNVPWARAVNVDTGEFKSAEELRALYEQGAGLKPDQDTIAYCRIGERSSHTWFALTYLLGYPNVRNYDGSWTEWGNAVRLPIEK
- a CDS encoding CDGSH iron-sulfur domain-containing protein; protein product: MQEGNEPQAGVPPVTILVKNNGPLLVDGPFRLVDADGTEYPVPAGKKVNLCRCGASTRKPFCDGTHSRIGFAAAERAVREMEGGAPQGGAPAA
- a CDS encoding LLM class flavin-dependent oxidoreductase — its product is MELGIYTFAEVAPDPVTGRTVNAAERLRDLMEEMELADQVGLDVFGVGEHHRPDYAVSSPAVVLAAAAERTKRIRLTSAVTVLSSDDPVRVFQDFATLDLLSGGRAEIMAGRGSFIESFPLFGYDLQDYDALFSEKLELLLKLRESEHVTWSGRHRAPLAGQGVYPRPVQEPLPVWIAVGGTPQSVVRAATLGLPLAVAIIGGMPEQFAPLVQLYRDAGARAGHDATKLPVSINSHGYIADSSRQAADEFYPPYADVMTRIGRERGWPLTTRQQYEAQLTRRGALVVGSPSEVIDKILFQHEIFRHERFLLQFSIGTMPHRQIMRCIELFGTEVAPAVRKALG